Below is a genomic region from Polyangiaceae bacterium.
CTTTTGATGGTCCTGGACCAATTGCGCCTGTTCGGGCGTGACATACCCCGGCGTGCCCGCACCTTGCAGCAATACGCTATGCGCTTCTGCATCGTAGCCACTCGGATCCGTAAACACGAGCGGCCGGTTGAACGTGTACGAGTACGGATTCTGCGTTTGCGCGTCGAGCAAGTCCGCAATGATGGGATCCGTCTGCAAAAAACGCGCAATGTGCGGATCGTAAATGCGTCCTTTGGCATTGACGAGGCCGACGTCGTCATCCCATTCGTGCCACGTAAAACCTCGGCGTGTGGACACGTTCTGCGACGGCGAGCCACTACCTCCCCATTTCGGATCGCGCGGCGCGCCCCATACATCAAAGCTGCGCCGGTCGATTTCTTGGCCGCCCGCATCCGTAATGACGTCGACCGAGCCCAAGTGCTCCACATGGACATAGCGCCACGCATGGCCCGATTGCAAGCGCTCGACGACAGCGATCACGCGCTCGTCGTTGTGCACGTAGAAGCGGTCGGTAACGACGTTGCCATTCGTTTCACGCTCGTACACATCGCCCAGGTAAACCGTTTCCAATTCGCCACGAATGCGCCGCACACGCTCGCCTGATGCGTTGTATTCGAACGTCGTCGGTGCGCCGCCCGCCTTGGGGATGTATTGCCGCGGCAAATCAAAGTCGGTGTACGTGATCGTCTCGTTGGGTCGCTCGATTTGATTGCCGACGGCATCGTACCCGAATTGAAGCGACCCCGCGCTCTTGACGGCATGCGGATGCAATGGATCGGCTGCATACATGCCCACGTCGGACTTGTACGTGACGTTTCCCGTGGGCCCGTAATGGACATCGACGTCGCACGGCAAATCCGCATCGAAACACATGCCTGCATTCGGACACGTATCCACGCGCGAGCCTGTGACGCGGTTCAAGGCATCGTGGCCGAATCGCTCGATCTTGCCTTGGCGAGCATCGAGCCGGTTTTTCACGTTGAGCTGCGCGTCGTATTCGTAACGCAAGCTTTGTAGCGTCTTGCCATCCGCCATCGTAAAGATGGTCTCCAATACCTGCGCCTCGTCCGAATACACTCGCTCGGTCGCTGCGCCATTGCCGAACGTTTCGAACATCGTTTGCCCGGCCGCGTTGACCACATCGAGCGACCAGACGACCTGGGTGCGGTCGGCGCCATTGTGAATGCGCACGAGCGTCCCTGTCGAGTCGTATTGCCGCAGCACGCTGAATCCATTGGGATACGCGATCTGCGCAATGCGGCCATATGCGTCGTACGTCCGCGATTGCTCGAAGGTGCGCCCGTCGGCAAGGCGTAACATCGTCGCTATCGGTCGCGACAGCGTGTCGTACGCGTATTCCTCGATATGCCCATCCGCGCCCGTCGTGCGCGCAAACAATCCCACGCCGTGCAGCGCCGTGTCGTATTCGTACGCCGACACGTTGAGCCCCTCGGATCGCTTCACCACGCGACCCAGCGCATCGCGCTCGAATGCGTAATGCCGCCCTGCCGCATCGTGCAGCTTGACGACCTCGTCAAACCCATTGTGCTCGAGAATCGTTTTGCCCCGGTCGGGATCGTCTTCGAAAATGGTGCGCCCGTAATCGTCCTGCTTCGTTTCGCGTTTCGTGCCATCGGGCAATTCGACGCGGCGCAATTCATTGAAGGGACCGTGTACGTGTCGCGTGATGCCCTGCTTGGCGTCCGTGACCTCGATGGGCCTGCCGAGCGGATCGGCTTTCATCGATTTTGCAATCGTTGGTATCCCCGCGGGACCAGGTTCAATCGTGGTCACCTTGTCATGGTCGTACGTGCGCGTTATCGGTGCGCCCCAGGGTGTCATCGTTTTCGTCAAGCGCCCTGCGTTGTCGTATTCGAAGGTCGAGCCTTTCAGCTCCGCAATGGCGTCACCGTCAATGCGCGGAATGCTTTGCCATTCGAGCCGTCCGAGAAAGTCGTATCGCTTGTCCTGAACAATCCACACGCTTTTGCCGAATGCGGAGATGCCCACGGTATCCACATCCGGCCCGCGAACACGCATTTGCATGGGCCGCTCGAACGAATCGAATACAGTTTCACGCGCACCGTGCCCCGGCGTCGATCTTTTGGTATGCGTCGTCCACACGCCCTTCTTGACGCGCTCGGCTGAAAACGTCGTGACGAGTCCATCGGGCGCATGCTCCTCAACCGTGCGTCCGAAGCCATCGAGCCGCCATTTTGTGACGAGCCCATTGGCATCACGCATCGAAAACGGAACACCAAGCCCGTGGTGGTAATGCATGTACGACGTGTGCCCGGCGGCATTACGCACGGCCCACGGAAACGTGCCCGTGGGCTCGTAGGTGACGCATTCTTCGCGATGGTTGCCAAAATCGTCTTCGGCAATCGCATTGATCACGTTGCCGTATTGATCGCGAATCAAATACGTGACGAGGTGCGCGGTCGTGTCGTTGGGCGCTCGGTCGATGCGAAACACCTCGCCGAGGGCATTGTGTTTCATGGTCGTCGTGCGGCATCGTGTTTCACCAAGCGCCGTGCTGCACGTGGAGTCCTGCTCGACGAGTCCAATGAGCCATGTTGCTGGGTCGTTCTTCACGATGCGAGTCGACGCATTCAGCACATCGACACCATCGCTGCCCGATCGCCATTGAAGCACATTGCCATAGTCATCGACATCATCGACGATGGTCCACGAGCGCTCCAAGACGTCAGCGCCTTCCTTGCGCAGCTTCTCCGTGCTGCGCGTCGCAACGAAATACGTTTTCCCCGCATTCGTGGACACGACTTCATACTTGGCGCTCGTCCTCGTTTCGAGCGTCGTCGTTGGAAGCGGTGTCGTCGAGCGTGTTTCCGAAGGAATCCCCGCAAAGGGGAATGTCTTGAACGTCGGATCAAACGTCACGTTATCAAAACGCCGACGCGTTGCGATGCCGGTATCGACGTCACGCGTCTCAACTTCGGCAAAACCCAAGAAGCCGCGTCCGTGCCGATGCGCGCGTCCGTCGCGGTAATGCATCGAGAAACGTCGTGCCTTGTTTTGTCCATTGTTCAGCGTGTACGCGGAAACGACCGGCAAACCACCCATGACACACGTTCGCGGATAAACACAGGTATTCGCCGCATCAGCGTGCGCGATGTACGTGAGCGAATCGAGCTGCCAAGGAAACGCATGCGCCGCCCCATCCACGAGGTTGCCGTATTCGAATGTGACATCCGGCAAGAAGCCCGGATCGCCTGGGTCCAGCGGATTGTGACCCGTCGTCACGGACGTCAGCACGTTGTGCTCGCTTTGGTTCGCGAAAACGAACATTTGATCGGACACCATTGGATGCACGATGTCCGTCAACGCGTCGCCATTGACGTCTGCCGTTCGGATGAGGTATTGCGGCGCGACGTCGTATTCGTCCGGATGCTCGAAAGGAACGTCCGTAAATGAGACTTTGGCCTGTTCGCCGACGCGCCCGCTCTCGAAGACCACGTAACACGCATATGCATCGGTCGTCGTGCATGCGCCTACGACGGGTATCACGAGATCATCGCGATGGTCGCCGGAATAATCGAAAACGCGTGCGAACGGCGAATAGTCAAATGTGTTGACATCGCCGTCGATGGGGTCGTACGGCCACATGAAATCCAGGTATTCGTCGCGCCCTTCGTTGATCGCCACGAAAGGCTTTACGGTCGTGCCGCGTGGACCCGCGAAGAGCACATCTGGATAGCCGTCGCCGTTCAGATCCGGAAACAAAACCCGCAATGCATGCCATTCACCATCCATTTGCTCCGCGTGAACATGCGTGAGCGGAAACGTGATCATGTTTGCGACAGGATCGTCGGCGATGTCGAGCCCCAGCACGTTTGGCACCATAGCGGAAAGGCTTTGGCTTTCCCAATGGAGCGTCGGCACATTCAATTGATGCGTCCAGAAATGCCCATCCTTGCCGACCGTGACCAATTCGGTTTGTCCGTCGGCATTCCAATCGACGGTGCCAAAGAACCGATTCATGGTCCAGCACGAAACCCCGTCGAGCGATTCGATGTGCCGTTCGGTTTTCTCGAAGCCGGCAGCTCCACCAGGTCCGCCATTCGGTCGCCACAAATGAGCGCTCCACCGAGCAAGCGACGGTTTGCAATCTTCAAACGGATTGCACGGTTGTCAGGCACGTATTCCGATTTGCCGTACCACGTGCGCAAATCGTGGCAGGTAATGAGGTCGTTCATTCCGTCAGCATTCAAATCGGCGACAGCCAATCCTGAATGGCTGTCGATCGTGAACTCGGATGCTCGATGTTGGCTCGTGCGCGGGATGCCCGTCGCGACCAGCTCGAAATGCGGTGACGGATTCGCCACGGAACGAAGCACGCGGAACGTGTTCCACGCGGCACCGTCAGGCTGATCGATGAGCACGTCGACTCTTCCATCGCCATTTTCATCAACGGGAACGATTCGCCATGTCTTGGTAAAACCTTTTGGATATGCGATGCTGGCCCATTCCACGGGCACACCAAAATTTCCATGACCGTCGTTCTCGTGCACGAACCACCGATTCATTCCGGAATCGGGATCCGTCGTGGATGTCACGATGTCGACCGCGCCATCCCCTGTCACGTCGGCGACCGTATACGAAAATTGCTCGTCTTCGCTTTTCAACGGCACGTGCGCCGGCGTCGCGTGCGACGCGAATCCTTTTGTATTTGCCTTCTTCCAATCAAATCGCGTGGCCGGTTTGCATTGCGCAAGGTCCCCCTTTGCGCATTCGTCGACCTTTACGAGCAACGCTTCGTTCGTCGCTTGGTCCTCGTCGTACGTGAATTGGTTGGACCGAACGAGCTCGCCATTTTTCCGCATGTCGATCCGCACGAGGCGCATCCTTCGAGAAACCTCTTCGCCCTCGTAAAAGAGTTTTCCGTATCGATCGTCGTCATCGTAATGAAACTCGACGCTCGCATTGCCGAGCGTCTCCGTGCCATTTGCATCGATGAAACCGGTGTAGCGGATTTCTTGAATGACCTGCTCGCGCGTCGCCGCATGGTTCGTGTTGCCATGGTCCGCGAAATACGCATACCGAATCGTATTGCCCCGCCGGTCCATTTCCAGCTCTTTGCTCCACGCGCGTGTGACGCCCTGACGCCAGCGCACGCGAGTATTGGTGCTCTTGCCATAATGCACGATGTTTCCATTCGGCAAATACGCAACGAAATACGTCGGGTCGAAGGCGCTTGCAGATGGTGCACCATAACCGATAATTTTGGTGTGCGAATCAATGGCCGTTCGGTATTCGGCAAAAATGCCAACGGAATCCTTGCCTTCGTTGATTTGAACAAGCCTTGCGCCATTGATACAGAAGTGATCGCCTGCATTTAGCTGGACGCCTCGAATCGATCCATCCTGCGCAAGATTGGATCCGCAGCGATGAACGGAAGACAGCCCCGACAAGACAAATCCCTTGCCAAGAATGCCGCTCGACGCGTGACTATCGTAAGCGATACCGAGCGCTGGAGCCCATCGAGACGGCGGGAGCGTCAAACGAATCGAAACCTGCGCGCTGCCTGTAGACGATACCGAAAATGCGCCATCGATCGCTCCAATGTTCGACGCATTCGCCATGTCGAGTGGCGCCATGTCGGGGAATGCATGGTCGCCTGCATACGATGGGCAAACGAGCGATGGCGTGAGCGCTTCGTCAATGGGCAGCGGAATGCCTGCGCCACCTATGCCGGGAGGACCTTCGTCGCTACCACATGAAAAGGATGCAAGCGCGCCGAGCAAAATGAAGCCCGCACGAGAAATGGTGCCCATGACCAAAGCCCTCCGGCGGGCAGGTTACGTCAAACGGACATGAGGCGTCGACGAAAAAACGCACGGTTATCGGACATTGTTTGTCCCAGCAACCGCGCCTCGAACAACGCGGTGCTTGGCGGCGTCGCGTAACCTCATCAATCGGCGCGAGCGGCAGGATGCATTCGCATTACGCGTCCTTGCGACGGGGTGAATCCGACCGCTATGGCCTGCGCTGGATTGAAATGCATGACGTTGTCGGGGCCGGTGTCGTCGAGCTGATCGGTGAGGCCGTCTTCTTCGATTGCGTGATACAGGCCGAGATAGTGGCCGACCTCGTGCGCAAGGACGCGCGCCTGTGCACGGACGGGGATGTCAATGGGGCCCGCGCCTTGCGCGAAACAATCGATGCCAGGTAAAAATACCGCATTGGCGGGCCCGGCGCCGCCCGGAGTCCTCGGCGTGAATCCGTTGACCGCGCTGGGCGGGCCAAAGATCGGGTCGTCGTAAAGCAAGCATCCACCAAAAACGACATCAATGGTGGTCTCTGCATTGGGCGGCGCGTCTGCGAGAATCGTAGCCAGGGCTGCGTGGTCGCCCGCGTGAAAATGGGTCTCCGTGGACAGCGCGCCGAGTGCGCGTGTTCCGACGAGCCGCGGCGTGATGCCTCCCGAAGCGAGCTCCTGCCCAAGGTGCGTGACCAGCTCCTGCTGGCGGTCCTCGTCGCCCAACAGGATCGAGCTCTCTGCAATGAGGAAGCGCAGATCGATCGAGGCATGCTCGGGGACCGTCTCGATGGGCTGCACCGCAACGTGAAGCGTCGGGCGGTCTTCTGGCGCGGTGAGCGGCGTCAAGGTCATGCAGTCGACCTGGCCGAAGCGGAGCGAGAGGCCCGTTTCCGGCTCGAAACGCGAAAGGACCGTTGGAAGGATGAACACGCCTGCCTCGACGGCGACCGACGTACGCAGCTCGCAGTCGCGGCAAACCGCACCTGCGCTGCGCGCTTGGACCACGGCGCGCCCTTCGCCGTCGACGACCGAACTGAGCTGGAAGCACACGCCGGGCGCTGTGGTGGCGCGTACGGCGAGGGCAGCGCAGGGCTCCCGCACGGGGAGCTCCACGCTGCCAGTCTCGCCGTCGCTGGCGAACTGCGTTGCGCCGACGTCGACCCAGGCCGACGTGAACGGGCCGCTCTCGCCGTTCACGTCGGCCGGGTCACCCTGAAAATGCGGCGAACACCCGGTGAGCAGCGCCGTCAGCGCGACGCTGGCGAACGCCGCACGCGGGATCATCGCAGCGCCGCCGCAGGCACGAAGGTGCCGATTTGCTGCATCAACCGAGCGCTCGTTTCGCGGTGGAAGTGCGCTACGAGCACGCTGCGCGCTTCGGGACGCGTGCGCGACGCAGCTCCGAGCCACGCGATGATCGCAGCTCGCTCCGGGATGGATGTGCTGGCCGCGAGCTTGTCCGACATGAGCGCGACCGCGTCGGCCGTGGGCTCGCCGCGCAAAGCCCCGACGATGGCAGCGCTGACGGCTGGATCGGTCTCCTCGCGGAGCCGGTCGAGCAGGCGCGGGGCCGCGTCGACGGGATCCAAGCGTCCCAGCGCTTCGGCCGCGTGCTGCCGCGTCGAAGCGCTCTCCGCGGCGAGGTGCGTTTCGAGCTCGTCGGCGAAGGCTGCATCACCGCTGTTGCCCATCGCATCCAGGACGACGTTGGTCGCGCTGTCGTCCACGGCGGCAGCGAGCTCCTTGTCGAGCGAGGCGCGGACGTACGCCTTGACCTCGTCGTCGTGGCCGCTTCGCCGCGCCATGCTGCCCAGGCCGAGCAAGCTGACGTTGGCGACCATGTCGTCGCGGTCGTTCTGCGCTCGCGCAAGCAGCAGCTCGGCCGTGCCCCGCGTGGGCTCGCCGATGTCCGACAGCGCCGATGCAGCCCGGGCGCGGTCGACGGCGCGGAAGGCCGAATCCGCGAGCACGCCCGAAAGGGCGTCGCGCGCGGCCTCCGTGCCCGACAGCTCGAGCGCCAGGAAGAGCGCGGGCCGAGCCGCGTCGTCGATGGTCCCCGCCTTCAACGCGGCGACCAGCCGACGGGCCGCCTCGGGATGCGCCTTCAACCATGCGGCAAGCTCGCGCGCCGCCGCGTAGCTCGGGTCCCCGGTGGTGCCGCCGAAGTGCCCGAGGAACGCCCGCAGCGCTTCTTCGTAGGACATCCGCGCCACCTGCGCATCGACGTGTTGCCCGCGTTCCACCTCGAGAGCGAACGCATCGCGAAAGTCGGCCTCACCCGGCGTCATCGCGCGTACCGCGACGAACCGCGCGTCGTCGCGCACCAGCCGAAAGCGCTGCAGCAGGTCCGCTTGCACCTGGCCCTGCACGCGGATCTGGACCCGCTCGACGCCCGACGTCAGCGTCACCCACCGCGGATCGTCGCGCTCGAAGCTCGCAGTGGCCTCCGAGCTGACCACCACCACCGACAGCCCCATCGCCTCGGCACTCGCCTTCCCGTCGTATGCGGCCTTGCGCCGCTGGACGCGCAATGCCGAGCCTTGCACGCCGGACGCCATTTCGTAGCGCGCCTCGAACGGGCCCATCCCGTCCGACTGGGACGCGCTCCAGCGCTTCGTCTCACCCGTGGCGGGCAGCACGAACTCGTGCGTCAGCAGCATCGTTTGCACGAACTGGCGCCGACGAGCGTCCCAGCCGCGAGCAAAGCCGAAGCCCACGAACCGGCACGACGCGTCCACGTCGACGAAGAACGGGTCCGTGAGCGGCCCCTTCACTTGCTCCTCCGGCAGCGTCAGCGATTGGCCATGCGAAACCCCGCTCAGCCCGGCGCGGACACGCCAGCGCGTCGCCGAAAGCTGCTCCGTGACCTCCCAGCTCAGCGCTGCTCGCAGGTGGTCCTCTTCGTCGCCGCGCACGTCGCGAACCGTGGACTCGAGCGAAAACGCCGCTGTCTCGCCAACATCGAACCGGCATTGCGGCGCCACCGGCGCTGCTGGCGTGGCCGCTCGAGCAAGCGCCTGCGGCTCCCCGCCACGCAGGCCGAACGTGGCCACGATTACGGCGACCGCACCGAGCGTCGCGGCGAGAGCGACCTTTTTCGTGCGAATGACGTTTGCCATGGCGCTCATTGCAGCTCCTCGAACGAAGCCATCGAATGGCTCAGAAGCCGCGTCTCGATGCTGGGCGACGAGAAGCTGAACAGGTTCACCTTCAGGCTCTTCGCAAAGCGACGGAAGCCAACCTTGCCGATGATGTACACGTCGCCCGAAATCGGCTCGAACGACATGTCCCAGGTCACGTCGCCGCGGACGAGCAGCTTTTCATCGCTCGTGAGCCCCCAGCCCAGGGTCGTGTCGAGCGGGAAGCTCGTGGTGATGAAGCGGAGATCAGCGACCACCGCTGCTTTCACGATTTTCAAGTCGATGCCGCCCTCGATGTTGCCGGTCAGGCCGAAGTTCGGCGACGTGACGCGTGTCATCCGGCCGCACGCGGTGATGGAGTCGCTCGACTTCAGCAGCGCCTGACAAGCCGCGTTGTCCGCCAGCACCTCCAGCGTGTCCTCCACTTCGATGCCGATGGCGCCGCCGACGCCAATCTTGAAGCCAACGCTCACGGGCCCAAAGCCGAAGCCGAGGCTCCCGATCGTGAAGGACTTCGCAGCACTGAAGTCTTCGGTGTGGACGATCTTCGCCTCTTGCTGTTTCGAGACGCCGAAGATCCGCACGCCGAACGCATCGACTCCCAGCTCGAACGACGCCGCGGCAGGGTTGACGCCGACGCTCGCATCGGCGAACGCGCGCGCCAGCGTCAGCTCGAAGCTTTTCCCGAGCTTGCCGTTCAGCTCCACCTTGCCCTCGGTCCGGCTGAACGAGCCGCTCAGGTCGAGGCGGTTCTGGGTCGACATGTTGCTCTCGATCCGAATCCGATCTCCGCCCAGCTTGCGCTCGAACTCCTTGTCGAAGCTCCGAGAGGACGCGGCCGAAGCGGCCGACGCCTCGCGCACGAGCACCACCTCGAGCTCACGGCAATCGTCCAGGTTGCCGTCACCTGCGTTGCCGCCCTGAGGGAACTCCGCATTGAAGCAGCCGCGGATGACAAAATCGTTCTGGTTTGCCCACATGCCTCCGGGCGACACGGCGGTGAGGGTCGCACCTTCGAGGAAAAGCTCGTGCACCACGTCGTTGGCCGTGCCGGGCACGACCCTGTCGACGACCACCTCGGCCACCTTGTTCGCCGGATTGGCGGGATCCCTGATCGTCAGGGGCAGTTGCGTCATGCTGTCGGCCGCCGATCTGATGGTGTACGACACCACAGCCTTGCCCGGCAGAGCCGTGGTGGCCGCCAGGGCTGCGGCATCGAGCCCGAACTTCAGGTCTTCTTCGATGGTCGGGACCGCATTGGCGAGCTCTGGCGGAATCAGCGCAGGATCCGCGGCCGAAACGTACGGGTCTCGCCCATTGACGACGAACCGCGACTGGACCACCAGCGTGGGGTCGGCGTCGGCGGGTCCGTCGGGGCCGACGTGCTCGCTCGACTGGAACGGCAAGACAGCCACGGAAGACGTCGAGCTCAGCGCATAACGCACGTCGATGAGCGCTCCCGCGGCACCCGTGGGGGTCGGCTCGATATTGATGGCGTGCACACAGCCGCGCTTGGGGTCTGCGTTGTCCAGCGAAGCGCGGCAAAGCTGGTTCAGCGCATCGCCTTTGTGCGCCTCTGAAAACACGACGCTCGGCGCATCGAGGTTGGATGCGAGCTCGGCGGCGAGCTCTGGGCCGCCATCGAAGTCCACTTGCAGGTTCACTTCGCCATTTTTTTCGGCGAGCGCGGCGCACAGCGTGGTGGGCCAAATGAAGGTATCGACGATTTGTTCGGTCCCATTGCCGATCACCTCCACGTTGACGGCGCTCGATGCGCAGCCGACGGGGTTTGCCGGGTCGCTCGGATTGGCTTCGACGAACGAAAACGTGACGGCGACGTTTCGAGTGCCGGGTTTTGCGGGGTCGACGCTATCTGCGGTGATGCCGAACGTGATGGGGACTCGATTGTTGACATAAACCGGCTTCGTCAGGTCGTATTTGACATCGAGGTGGGTGAGGCGCACCTGCCGGATGGCGGCAGAAACGCACTGTCCATCGTGCTCGACGCCGCCGTCTTCACACATGGCTGCTTCTTGGCAGGCGGTTGCGAGGAGTGAAAGAGCAAGGAAGAAGGAGGGGCGAAAGTGCATGGGACCTCAATATGGCCAAGGTTTCGTGTAACGACGCTTGCGAGCGATACGCGCTCGCCATCGACACGTTGGAAGCTAATGCATGTTGCCCATACGCGCGTCTTACTCGGTCTTAAGCGTCCTCGGCGCGATCTTACCCGCGAGCATCCGATGCGATGGTCTTCAACCACGCTTGCTTCGCGGCATGGAACCGTGACATCCTCCAAACCACCTTTCGGGATTGATATTCGTCGGGGCGCAGCGATGCAAACGGCTCATTCGGTACGAGCGGCAGCTTCTCTCATGGTATGGGCATCGCTCGTCGCTTGTGAACGAAACCAGCCCGAGCCATTGCCGACGGCGCCTTCCGTGGCTCCCGCAATTCCCCAAACCAGTGCGTCGGCAGCGAATGCAGAGCCCGAACCTGCACGTTCCGCAACACCGACCAAAGATTGCCCCAAGCTCGACGTCGCGACAAAACTCGTCTCGACGGATCCATCGACCTATCGACTGATTTTCGATGAGGCGGCATTACAGTGTTTGTCGGATGCCGAGCGCGCGGCCGTAGCGTATGTATCGGCAACGCTCGGCAGCGATTGTGAATGGGAATCGGGCACCGATCTAGCCGATCCCAGACACATGAATTGCAAATTGACGACGGCGCTTGGACTTGGGCCGCAATGCGAAGAAAAGCACAAGGGATTGGTGAGCGAGTTTTGGGGAAATGAAATGCCGGCGCAATGCGCGAAGGTGCCCATGACTGCGTTTGCTCAGACGGCGCTTTCGTCGCTTTCCATGCAGCACCAAGGCGAGCTGATCACGGTAGCGTACGAAGCCGTGACGACGACGGGCCCGATGGGCGAAGCATGGAGGTGGTCCGAAGTCATTGAATTTCGGAATGCGGAAGCGCGCGCCTTGAAGATCGTCACGCGGAAAAAAGAGCGGAAGAAGTAGGACGGCCGAAACCGCGGTCGGCTGTCATCGTTTCGATTTCTTGGCGCGTGTTTTCGTGGCCTTCACGATTGGCGAGGGTGCACTCTTCGATGACTGTTGCAACCAAGCAGTGTAGGCGCGGTCGAGTGCTGCGAGGAGTGCCTTGTCGTTGCTACCCGTCGCGCCGCCTTGGGAAAAACTCGCCACGTATTCGAGGGTGCCTTTTCGATGCACGCGCCCATCGTCGCCGCAAAACAGGTGCAAATCGTAGACGTGTTGCCCTTGGGCGTCGAGCACGTCGAATAGTTCGAGTAGCTCGGCACCATTCGGACCGTCGTTCTCAGCTTGGTGGAGGAGCACGTCGAGTTGTGCGCGAAGCAATTCGTCGACCTGGTCGAGTGGTGGCATCGGGCGTGCGCGAAAGTGGAGGTCGAGCGGAGACTCGTTGCTGCGGAGTGTCATGATTCGAGCTTACACGAAATGGCCTAGCAACATGAACTGCATATGCTGAGTAACGAGCTTGGATTTCATTCGTGACCACGTCGTCGCCCAAGCCGCAGGGGCCCCCGAGAGCGACCCCATTCATACGGCAGTTGCCGCATTCCTCAAAAAGGTTTTCCCTATTGGCGTCCATGCCATTACGACATTGCCCTATGTCGAAGAGCTCGAAGCCGTGGGTGCCATCGTCCGCTCGTTTGCAGATGAGCTTGCGCCAGCGGTTCAAGAACTGAGCCTGCAACGACATGCCACGCGTCTGGCGAATCTCGCTGCGGATTACCGAAAAGCACTCGAAGCGCCGCCGCCATCGCTGCTCGATTGGGGACGTATTCGCGCTGCCCGCGCCGAAGGCCAGGGCCTATTGCTCGAAACCGTCGCCATCATCCTCGGAAAACGTCACGGTCGCTCGGCCGACGCCACCGCTGCCCGCCTGCAATGGCTCGGGCCCATTC
It encodes:
- a CDS encoding RHS repeat-associated core domain-containing protein — encoded protein: MWRPNGGPGGAAGFEKTERHIESLDGVSCWTMNRFFGTVDWNADGQTELVTVGKDGHFWTHQLNVPTLHWESQSLSAMVPNVLGLDIADDPVANMITFPLTHVHAEQMDGEWHALRVLFPDLNGDGYPDVLFAGPRGTTVKPFVAINEGRDEYLDFMWPYDPIDGDVNTFDYSPFARVFDYSGDHRDDLVIPVVGACTTTDAYACYVVFESGRVGEQAKVSFTDVPFEHPDEYDVAPQYLIRTADVNGDALTDIVHPMVSDQMFVFANQSEHNVLTSVTTGHNPLDPGDPGFLPDVTFEYGNLVDGAAHAFPWQLDSLTYIAHADAANTCVYPRTCVMGGLPVVSAYTLNNGQNKARRFSMHYRDGRAHRHGRGFLGFAEVETRDVDTGIATRRRFDNVTFDPTFKTFPFAGIPSETRSTTPLPTTTLETRTSAKYEVVSTNAGKTYFVATRSTEKLRKEGADVLERSWTIVDDVDDYGNVLQWRSGSDGVDVLNASTRIVKNDPATWLIGLVEQDSTCSTALGETRCRTTTMKHNALGEVFRIDRAPNDTTAHLVTYLIRDQYGNVINAIAEDDFGNHREECVTYEPTGTFPWAVRNAAGHTSYMHYHHGLGVPFSMRDANGLVTKWRLDGFGRTVEEHAPDGLVTTFSAERVKKGVWTTHTKRSTPGHGARETVFDSFERPMQMRVRGPDVDTVGISAFGKSVWIVQDKRYDFLGRLEWQSIPRIDGDAIAELKGSTFEYDNAGRLTKTMTPWGAPITRTYDHDKVTTIEPGPAGIPTIAKSMKADPLGRPIEVTDAKQGITRHVHGPFNELRRVELPDGTKRETKQDDYGRTIFEDDPDRGKTILEHNGFDEVVKLHDAAGRHYAFERDALGRVVKRSEGLNVSAYEYDTALHGVGLFARTTGADGHIEEYAYDTLSRPIATMLRLADGRTFEQSRTYDAYGRIAQIAYPNGFSVLRQYDSTGTLVRIHNGADRTQVVWSLDVVNAAGQTMFETFGNGAATERVYSDEAQVLETIFTMADGKTLQSLRYEYDAQLNVKNRLDARQGKIERFGHDALNRVTGSRVDTCPNAGMCFDADLPCDVDVHYGPTGNVTYKSDVGMYAADPLHPHAVKSAGSLQFGYDAVGNQIERPNETITYTDFDLPRQYIPKAGGAPTTFEYNASGERVRRIRGELETVYLGDVYERETNGNVVTDRFYVHNDERVIAVVERLQSGHAWRYVHVEHLGSVDVITDAGGQEIDRRSFDVWGAPRDPKWGGSGSPSQNVSTRRGFTWHEWDDDVGLVNAKGRIYDPHIARFLQTDPIIADLLDAQTQNPYSYTFNRPLVFTDPSGYDAEAHSVLLQGAGTPGYVTPEQAQLVQDHQKTWLMQWSRERPATAPPQQWVVEYGPAGADPAPSSPEKLVMSHFSPAEQVMVGVGERAIELGPELAVGLFFNFVGAGASGGATAKPGSGSFDGAGVRVIDDLNQANPLYGASIGVIQLGEAHEKGDYVGIGRAGLDVVTVVVMTAITLKASRGVVDQAKFRYLFGEAGGNTHNVARTAQNAGQMARIGVYNTAEGQALLKSHFESAVKDSSNIVRTFKNQYGAFQVRESLFAGPGGFVKFESTWQVLEGGGLRFTTAIPFGGP
- a CDS encoding VCBS repeat-containing protein, with the translated sequence MGTISRAGFILLGALASFSCGSDEGPPGIGGAGIPLPIDEALTPSLVCPSYAGDHAFPDMAPLDMANASNIGAIDGAFSVSSTGSAQVSIRLTLPPSRWAPALGIAYDSHASSGILGKGFVLSGLSSVHRCGSNLAQDGSIRGVQLNAGDHFCINGARLVQINEGKDSVGIFAEYRTAIDSHTKIIGYGAPSASAFDPTYFVAYLPNGNIVHYGKSTNTRVRWRQGVTRAWSKELEMDRRGNTIRYAYFADHGNTNHAATREQVIQEIRYTGFIDANGTETLGNASVEFHYDDDDRYGKLFYEGEEVSRRMRLVRIDMRKNGELVRSNQFTYDEDQATNEALLVKVDECAKGDLAQCKPATRFDWKKANTKGFASHATPAHVPLKSEDEQFSYTVADVTGDGAVDIVTSTTDPDSGMNRWFVHENDGHGNFGVPVEWASIAYPKGFTKTWRIVPVDENGDGRVDVLIDQPDGAAWNTFRVLRSVANPSPHFELVATGIPRTSQHRASEFTIDSHSGLAVADLNADGMNDLITCHDLRTWYGKSEYVPDNRAIRLKIANRRLLGGALICGDRMADLVELPASRKPNGTSNRSTGFRAGP